The following coding sequences lie in one Myxococcota bacterium genomic window:
- a CDS encoding FAD-linked oxidase C-terminal domain-containing protein, translating into MASAPDASSRSALIPALEAVVGRERCLSTPEELLVYECDGLTSHVATPTAVVFPETTEEVQALVRACRTAGVPFVPRGAGTGLSGGALASDDAVVVECSRMQAIRHIDVENRIAVVEPGVVNADLSVAAKPHGLFYAPDPSSQLACTLGGNVAENSGGPHTLKYGTTTDHVLALELVLPDGACITLGDASGLAPGFDWVGAVVGSEGTLGIVTAMTVRLEPIPERVETLLAIFDDVVSACRAVGRIIESGLVPAALEIVDQRTIRAVEDSVYAAGLPRDAGAILIVELDGPDVALDAQIAEVQTHCRADGAERVEVARDETERTQFWRARKGAFGAMGRLAPDLYVHDAVVPRTALPEVLAKVCEIGDRYGLTLSNVFHAGDGNLHPNISFDRRDPDEMARVIAAGEAILRTCVEAGGVITGEHGVGSEKSDYISLVFGEADLDAMQKLRSVFDPERVCNPGKIFPTTRFCAESNPKARGYDRVPFG; encoded by the coding sequence ATGGCCTCTGCCCCGGACGCTTCCTCGCGGTCGGCGCTGATCCCGGCACTCGAGGCCGTGGTCGGGCGCGAGCGCTGCTTGTCCACACCCGAGGAGCTGCTCGTCTACGAGTGCGATGGCCTGACTTCCCACGTCGCGACGCCGACGGCCGTGGTGTTCCCCGAGACCACCGAAGAGGTCCAGGCGCTGGTGCGGGCCTGCCGCACCGCCGGCGTTCCCTTCGTGCCGCGCGGCGCCGGGACGGGGCTGTCGGGTGGGGCCCTCGCCAGCGACGACGCGGTCGTCGTCGAGTGCTCACGCATGCAGGCGATCCGTCACATCGACGTGGAGAATCGGATTGCGGTCGTGGAACCCGGCGTCGTGAATGCCGATCTCTCGGTGGCCGCGAAACCCCATGGGCTCTTCTACGCCCCCGACCCGTCGAGCCAGCTGGCCTGCACCCTGGGCGGCAACGTTGCCGAGAACTCGGGCGGGCCCCACACGCTCAAGTACGGCACCACGACCGATCACGTGCTTGCACTCGAACTCGTGCTGCCGGACGGGGCCTGCATCACACTGGGCGACGCCAGCGGGCTCGCGCCGGGCTTCGACTGGGTGGGCGCGGTCGTCGGCAGCGAGGGCACGCTCGGGATCGTGACCGCGATGACCGTGCGGCTCGAGCCGATCCCCGAGCGCGTGGAGACGCTGCTGGCGATCTTCGACGACGTCGTCTCGGCCTGCCGTGCGGTCGGGCGCATCATCGAGTCGGGGCTGGTGCCGGCCGCCCTCGAAATCGTCGACCAGCGCACGATCCGAGCGGTGGAGGATTCGGTCTACGCGGCCGGGTTGCCGCGCGATGCCGGCGCGATCCTGATCGTCGAACTCGATGGGCCCGACGTTGCGCTGGACGCCCAGATCGCCGAGGTGCAGACCCACTGCCGCGCCGACGGCGCCGAACGCGTCGAGGTCGCGCGCGACGAGACCGAACGCACCCAGTTCTGGCGCGCCCGGAAGGGTGCCTTCGGCGCGATGGGCCGGCTCGCCCCCGACCTCTACGTGCACGACGCCGTGGTTCCACGCACCGCGCTGCCCGAGGTGCTCGCGAAGGTCTGCGAGATCGGCGATCGCTACGGCCTGACGCTCTCGAACGTGTTTCACGCCGGCGACGGCAATCTCCACCCGAACATCTCCTTCGATCGCCGCGACCCCGACGAGATGGCACGCGTGATCGCGGCCGGCGAAGCGATCCTGCGCACCTGCGTCGAGGCCGGCGGCGTCATCACGGGCGAACACGGCGTGGGCAGCGAGAAGAGCGACTACATCTCGCTCGTCTTCGGCGAGGCCGACCTCGATGCCATGCAGAAGCTGCGCTCCGTGTTCGATCCCGAGCGTGTCTGCAACCCCGGCAAGATCTTCCCCACGACGCGCTTCTGCGCCGAGTCGAACCCGAAGGCCCGAGGCTATGACCGTGTCCCCTTCGGCTGA